One stretch of Danio rerio strain Tuebingen ecotype United States chromosome 6, GRCz12tu, whole genome shotgun sequence DNA includes these proteins:
- the fhit gene encoding bis(5'-adenosyl)-triphosphatase: MATFRFGQHIIKSSAVFLKTELSFALVNRKPVVPGHVLVCPLRVVERFRDLRPDEVTDLFMTTQRVSSQIEKHFQASSLTICVQDGHEAGQTVKHVHVHVLPRKAGDFEKNDSIYDELQKHDRESEDDSSQWRSEEEMAKEASELRSLFS, translated from the coding sequence ATGGCGACGTTTCGCTTCGGGCAGCACATCATAAAGTCCTCGGCTGTGTTTTTGAAGACGGAGTTGTCCTTCGCCCTAGTCAACCGAAAGCCGGTCGTGCCTGGTCATGTTCTCGTGTGTCCTCTCCGCGTCGTTGAGAGGTTTCGGGATCTTCGTCCTGATGAAGTGACGGATCTGTTCATGACCACGCAGAGAGTTTCCAGTCAAATAGAGAAACACTTCCAGGCCTCCTCCCTCACCATCTGCGTACAGGACGGACATGAGGCGGGACAGACAGTGAAGCATGTCCACGTCCACGTGCTGCCGAGGAAGGCTGGAGACTTCGAGAAGAATGACAGCATCTATGATGAGCTCCAGAAACATGACCGGGAGAGCGAGGATGACTCTTCTCAATGGAGATCTGAAGAAGAGATGGCTAAAGAGGCCAGTGAATTACGCAGCCTCTTCAGCTAA
- the hyal2a gene encoding hyaluronidase-2 isoform X1 — MSKPLSWRTKVMAHWIRLYWRICLLVHLTLAEDLKPTRWPLYPQKPLVLVWNAPTEDCRPRHKVHFQLDQFQIVASPNQGFTKQNLTIFYKDRLGLYPHYEDGTAVNGGLPQIASLTQHLEKMPEGIEKYIRDPLAKGLAVIDWEEWRPLWIRNWEAKEIYKRQSKHLVSQKNPDWTSSQISKTAQMEFELSSRKFMQETLRLAKSLRPHQLWGFYLFPDCYNHDYRNSLESYTGRCPDVELVRNDLLKWLWTESTALFPSIYMGSVLRSTSFGRQFVRNRVKEGMRLASVGEGLARPVFVYSRPTYANELEVLTETDLVSTIGESVALGAAGIVLWGDAAYASSNASCSSINQYLRGPLGQYLLNVSTAAEQCSGFLCSSHGRCLRRHADTDTYLHLDPKTHTIVGQGSEMRVRGDLSVEEHRRMTKDFQCQCFSGYQGERCDLEDPLQQRGHGNTLKALWIYPLSPLLLHLLT; from the exons ATGTCAAAG CCCTTATCTTGGAGAACCAAAGTGATGGCTCATTGGATTCGACTTTACTGGAGAATCTGTTTGCTGGTTCATCTAACTCTAGCTGAAGATCTGAAGCCCACCAGATGGCCTCTCTACCCCCAAAAACCTCTGGTTCTGGTTTGGAACGCCCCAACCGAAGACTGCAGGCCTCGCCACAAAGTTCATTTCCAGCTCGATCAGTTTCAGATCGTGGCTTCACCAAATCAAGGCTTCACCAAGCAGAACCTCACCATCTTTTACAAAGACCGCCTGGGCCTGTATCCTCATTATGAGGACGGTACTGCCGTCAATGGTGGCCTACCACAAATCGCCAGCCTCACGCAACATCTAGAGAAGATGCCGGAGGGAATTGAGAAGTACATTCGAGACCCGTTGGCTAAAGGTCTGGCTGTCATCGATTGGGAGGAATGGCGTCCATTGTGGATACGAAATTGGGAAGCTAAAGAAATTTACAAAAGACAGTCAAAGCATTTGGTGAGCCAAAAAAACCCGGATTGGACTTCTTCCCAGATAAGCAAAACAGCCCAAATGGAGTTTGAGTTGTCCAGTCGTAAATTCATGCAGGAGACCTTACGCTTGGCTAAAAGTTTGCGCCCTCACCAATTGTGGGGCTTCTACCTCTTCCCTGACTGCTACAACCACGACTACCGTAACAGTCTGGAGAGCTATACGGGGCGCTGTCCGGATGTGGAGTTGGTCAGAAACGACCTGCTCAAGTGGCTGTGGACTGAAAGCACAGCACTCTTTCCTTCAATCTACATGGGCTCTGTGTTGCGTTCAACATCCTTCGGGCGCCAGTTTGTCCGAAACCGGGTGAAGGAGGGAATGAGATTGGCATCGGTGGGAGAGGGACTGGCACGTCCTGTTTTTGTCTACAGCCGCCCTACGTATGCCAATGAGCTGGAAGTGCTGACAGAG ACTGATCTGGTGTCCACCATTGGAGAAAGTGTGGCTCTGGGCGCAGCTGGTATCGTTCTCTGGGGTGACGCTGCTTATGCCAGCAGCAAT GCCAGTTGTTCCAGTATAAACCAGTACTTGCGCGGTCCACTGGGCCAGTACCTGCTGAACGTCTCCACTGCTGCCGAGCAGTGCAGTGGCTTTCTGTGCAGTTCTCATGGACGGTGTCTGCGCAGGCATGCAGACACGGACACATATCTGCATCTCGACCCAAAGACGCACACAATAGTCGGCCAAGGGAGTGAAATGCGTGTGCGAGGAGATTTGAGCGTTGAAGAGCACCGGCGGATGACTAAAGACTTCCAGTGCCAGTGTTTCAGCGGGTATCAGGGCGAAAGATGTGATCTTGAGGACCCTCTTCAGCAGCGAGGGCATGGAAATACACTTAAAGCACTATGGATTTATCCTCTCTCTCCACTCCTGCTGCATTTATTGACATGA
- the tusc2a gene encoding tumor suppressor 2, mitochondrial calcium regulator a isoform X1, whose product MGGSGSKPKGVWPFTSSAAGGEAPGEGSEQCLARLRGSKNATPFVFTRRSSLYFDEDGDLAHEFYEETVVTKNGRKKAKLKRIQKNLIPQGIVKLDHPRIHVDFPVILCEI is encoded by the exons ATGGGAGGCAGTGGATCCAAACCCAAAGGAGTTTGGCCTTTTACCAGCTCAGCGGCTGGAGGAGAAGCTCCCGGGGAGGGCAGCGAACAGTGTTTAGCACGTCTGCGAGGATCCAAGAATGCCACACCATTTGTTTTCACAAGGAGAAG TTCCTTGTATTTTGATGAAGATGGAGATCTGGCTCATGAATTTTATGAGGAGACTGTGGTGACCAAGAACGGCAGAAAGAAAGCAAAGCTGAAGAGAATTCAGAAAAACCTTATACCTCAG GGAATAGTGAAATTAGATCACCCCCGAATCCACGTGGACTTTCCTGTGATCCTGTGTGAAATCTGA